The following proteins come from a genomic window of Pyxidicoccus sp. MSG2:
- a CDS encoding PTS sugar transporter subunit IIA, giving the protein MLRWTDFLGVDAIRPSLRARNRDEVLAELAELLAPRAGVPVRELAARLLEREQLGSTAMVGGVAVPHCRIARVPGIITCVGFHRGGLAFGEPEDGLIRIFVGLVSPPDTAGLHLNVLARIAGMLHAASLREALLRAPSATAVHALLVESEQALVSSRAEAAQAR; this is encoded by the coding sequence ATGTTGCGGTGGACGGACTTTCTCGGAGTGGACGCCATCCGCCCGTCGCTGCGGGCTCGCAACCGGGACGAGGTGCTGGCGGAGCTGGCGGAGTTGCTGGCGCCGCGCGCGGGGGTGCCCGTGCGGGAGCTGGCGGCGCGGCTGCTGGAGCGTGAGCAGCTGGGCAGCACGGCCATGGTGGGCGGTGTGGCCGTCCCCCACTGCCGGATTGCACGGGTGCCGGGCATCATCACCTGCGTGGGGTTCCATCGGGGCGGGCTGGCCTTCGGTGAGCCCGAGGACGGGCTGATTCGCATCTTCGTGGGGCTGGTGTCGCCGCCGGACACCGCGGGCCTGCACCTCAACGTCCTGGCCCGCATCGCCGGGATGCTGCACGCCGCATCCCTCCGTGAAGCGCTGCTGCGGGCGCCCTCGGCCACCGCGGTCCACGCACTGCTGGTGGAATCCGAGCAGGCCCTCGTGTCCTCACGGGCGGAGGCGGCCCAGGCAAGGTGA